The stretch of DNA TACTTTTTGGCATAAAGAAAAGCGCGGTGATGCATAAAAGTAAGATCACAAAGATATAAAAATAAGTACCAAATTCTGATACGTAAATACCTTTTGCACTAACAGATAGAATCTGAGAGTTTAACTCACTACTTATTTTTAAAGCCCCAGCACGCAAAAGCTCAAGTGCTGTCTGAGAGCTCCTATCGATTAGCAAGAAAACTAAAGTGATAAGGGCTAAAATTTTAGCTATTAATGGAGAAATGCTAGATTTTAAATTCGAAATAAAAAAGAATAAAAATACGAGCAAAATCATTGCAAATATCATTAGAAAGAAGCTAATAACCGAAAGCGTATCTAGTAGCTCACCACCAAATAGCGGGAATAACACACTGCTTGAACTATAGCCAAAGCCAAAGCCGATGCCTAAAATAAAAAACGTTACAATTTTTGCTATCTTAAGCTCAAGAAATATCCATAAAATGCTAATTAGTAGAAAAACTAGCGTCGCTGAATCAATGAAAATTTTAAACTGATCATCTATAAGTGCGTGACGAACGACTTTAAAAATAAATACGCCAGCTATAACTCCAAAAAGTGACGGTAAAAAGAGTGTTTTTAAACTTTTATCCTTGTTATTTAAGGCAGCAAAAAGCGTAAATCCAAGGAGGGCTAAAAAGACCTGATAGAAATAAATTGACATAACTAAACCCTGTGAGAATTTTTTAAAAGGGGCGAGAACGCCCCTGGTGATTATTTAACAGGACCACCTGTCCATTGAAATTTATAAGTTGTTGTGAAAGGCTCAAACCATTTACCAACACCGCTCTCTTTATCAGCGTGGCGACCAAAACCTTGTTTTTCTGGATTGTCGATGTGGAATTTAAGCTCATAGTTGCCTACGCCTGTATCCATTTTTACGTTAGCACCATAGTGTGGGCCATCGCTTGCAACCATTGGCATAAAGGTACCTTTTTTAACTTTGCCGTTATCAAGGTTTTTTAGCTCGTAGTTAATCTTTAGGTATGGGATCCACTCACCTTCGCCAAAGCCGTTTTTATTACCAGCAATAGCGTGTATGTCAGCTTCTAGGTGAAAATCAGCTAGGCTTGGAGCTAGGTCAATACCCTTTGGTTCCATGTCGATTGGTTGCAAATAAACTGCAGCTATCTCCATACCATTAGCCTCTACAGGCTCGCCGATTGGGTGCTCTCCAGCAAGTGCAAAACCAGCTGCTAGGCTAAGTGCTAGAGCTGAACTAAGAATTTTATTCATTTCCTCTCCTTTAAATAAGATTAGTTTTTATTTTGTTTTGATTTCATGATAACGATGCCTATAATTAAGGCAAGCACCATAATGATTTGAGGTACTAAGCTCTCATAATATGGCTGAAGTCCTAGCCAGTCTCTCATCCAGTCAGGGAAGCTAAGTCCTTTTATGATAGTTGGGATGAAAATTTTGCCCTCAACTAGTTCGCCAACACCCTTGCCAACAAAGACGATCGACATATAAAAGATAATAGCTGACGTAAATATAAAAAATGGTTTAATAGGAATTTTAACAGCAAAAATTTTAAATAAGAAATAGACTATTAAAAGAACGATAAGTCCTATCACAAAGCCAGCTGCAATCATCGAGTAACCAGCTGAATCTTTAGCTCCAAAAATAAGCGCCTGATAAAATAGTACAGTTTCAGCACCCTCTCTAAATACCGCTAAAAATACAGTCCACCAAAGCGCTGTGCTCGAGCCACTTGAGATAGACTCAGATACATGTGATTTGATGTAGTCGTTCCATTTTTTAGCGCCAGCATTTGAAAGAAGCCAGAAGCCAACGTAAAATAGAAGTCCCACTGCAACAAGCATCGTGATGCCTTCCATAAGCTCTCTTTTTTGACCTGCTGCCTCGCCAAAGATGACGTTCATGATCCACGCCATAACAAAGCTTAAGATGACAGCCACGCCAACTGAGCTATAAACAACTTTGCCCATCGCTTTAGCATTGCCAGTTTTTACAAGGTATGCAACGACGGCTGCAACGATGATAAGAGCTTCAAAGCCCTCTCTTAAGATTATAGTTAGCGCCCAGATAAATAGCGTCCAAGGTGAGCTTGAACCGCTAGTTTTTTCAAGTGCGGCTGCTAGCTGAGATGACATCTTGCTTGCGCTTTCTTGAAGAGTTTTTTCGTCTACACCTGATTTCATAAGGGCTACAAGATTGCCAAATGTAGCTTCAATAGCTGTTTTTAAATTTACATCTATTGCGCCTACTTTATTCTCCATACCGCTACCTTCAAACTCATCAAAGTAGATGTCTTGGATATCGCCCATAGCTTTTTTTACATCACCATTTTTATAAAGTGTGATAGCAGCTTGAATTTTGTCGTTTATGTTTTGAACGACTTTGGTATAATCTGCACCACTATCTTCTTCAGAAGCTGCTTCTACATCACTCATATCAACTTTTGCTAGTTTTGCAGTATCTGCTGGGAGTTTTGAGATTGCCTCATATGCTAGTTTCTTGATCTCATCTAGCTTAGTTTTAAAATCATCTTTGCTTATACCATTTGTGATGCCGCTGATCGCTTCGCCCATCTTTCTTTGGATATCAGCATCTATGCTTTTACCATTTTCTATATGCTGGCGAATAGCGATTTCAAGTTGAGTATTTCTGTAATCTGTAAATTTAGCATCTTGAATAGCACTTTTGGCATCATCTTGCTTATCGCTCTCATAGCTTGCTATTGCTTTATCTAGATCAGCTGATAAATTTGCAAATGCCACTTTCCACTCAGGGATAAATTTAGAAGTATCATAATCAGTTGTAGCAGCTTGAGCTGGGCTGTCTGAATACTCACCAACTAGTCTATGCCCTTTTAAGATAACTGGTAGAACTTCAGCGATCTCGCTATTGATCTGATCTATTCTTTTTTGCACATCATCTGGCGCTTCGCCTGCTTTTATCGCCTTTCTGATCTCGCCAAATTGCTTCTCCATAGAGTAAGCTTTTTTTTGACCTAAATTTATTCTGATGCCAGCTTCGACATCTTCAAATAAGCCAAAATAAGCATTTTGAGTATCACTGACTGCTTGTTCAACATTGCCCGCTCTATACTCTGTTATTACTTTTTGTAGCGACTCTTTTATCTGAGCTGCGACCTGCTCGTAATCCTCATTTTTTGCTATAAGCCAAATAGGCAACAACATAATTAGCATAAATTTTAAGAATTTATTCATTAAATAAACCACCTGTGAGATTTTTTTGAAGCGAATATTACCAAGGTTTTACTTTGATTAAAATAAAAACGATTATCATAAAATAGAGCAAATTGAGATAATAAAGAGAAATTTGTCTTCAAATAGCCAATTTTAAATGATTTTAGAAATTTTCTAATGTAAATTTAAAATTTATCTTTTGAATATAAGAATAGTAGTCTTATAAAAAATAAAAAGGTTTTAAGTTTAGATTCTAAAATTTAAAGGAGAGCAAATGCTCTCCTTCTTGTTAGGCATTTAGCCCAGTATTTCTTAGCATAACGCGTTTGCGATATACATTTGATACTTCAGCCGCATCTCCAACTAAAAGTGCATTTGTAGCACAAACAGCCGCACACATAGGCACTTTTCCTTCGGCCATTCTATTTTGACCGTAAAGCTCTCTCTCCTCGTGTGAATTTGTTGGCTCTGGGCCGCCTGCACACATTGTACATTTGTCCATTACGCCTTTTACGCCAAATGCGCCATCTTTAGGGAACTGTGGCGCGCCAAATGGACAAGCATATAAGCAGTATCCACAACCTATACACTTATTTTTATCATGAAGTACGATGCCATCGGCTCTAATGTAGAAGCAATCAACTGGGCAAACTTGTTCACAAGGTGCATCAGTACAGTGTTGGCATGCAATAGTAGTTGAAACCTCTTTACCTTCGATACCATCGTGAAGTGTAATAACCTTTCTTCTATAAATTCCCACTGGAAGTTCATGAGCAGAAGAGCAAGCAACTTGGCAACCATAACAACTAATACATCTATCAGTATCTACGAAAAATTTCATTCTTGCCATTTTATTCCTCCTTACTCTTTACCCATGGCGTCTCTCTCGCCATATTCATGGAAAAACGATGTTTTAAATGTATTTTCTTCAGCTTTTTCTATACGGCAAAGACCTGCGTTAAACTCTGAAATTTGAGTAACTGGGTCAAATCCATAGTTAGTAACTGTGTTAAAGCTCTCGCCGATAACATAAGGCTTAGTGCCCTCTGGATAGCGAGCTGAAAGATCAACGCCTTGCATAATACCAGCGAAGTTGTATGGCATACAAATTCTATCTGGAGTTACCATCTGGCTGTGATAGCATCTTACTTTGATCTTTGTGCCTTGTGGGCTGTGAATCCACATCATATCGCGGTCTTTTATGCCGTATTTTAAAGCTAGCTCTGGATTAACATTAGCAAACATCTCTGGCGTAATAGCTGATAGATATTTACTGGTTCTTTCGATCATACCAGCACCACTTAAGTTTACGACACGTTGCGTACTAAATACGATAGGGAACTCTTTCGACCAATCTTTTGCTTGTTGCTCTGACTTAAACTTAGTAGAAACACGGAAATTTCTAGCTTGATCTTCAAATGTCGGATACTTTTGAACAAGATCCCAGCGTGGTGAGTGAACAGGCTCTCTATGTTTTGGAATAGGATCGAGGAATTCCCAAACGATAGCTCTTGCCCTTGCATTACCATAAGGAACAACACCTTTTTCGCGGCATTTTTCAAAGATAATACCACTATAATCCATACTCCAGCTTGGTCCCATCTTAGCTTTCTCTTCTTCAGTTAGAGTTATACCTAAGACTTTTTCTATATTCTCTTTTGTGATTTGTGGATAGCCACCTTTTATAGCTGAGCCAACAAGCGTTGTCTCTTCGCTAGCTAGCTGACTAACGCCATTATGCTCTAGACCAAAGCGATTTCTAAAGCCTGAACCACCCTCTGCATAAGGCTTGCTCATATCATATAGTATTGGTGTTCCAGGGTGTTTTTCATCCCATGCTGGCCATGGTTTACCGTAGTATTCGCCTTTAACTTCACCACCAATACCTATTAGCGTATCTGGGTCAAATTTATCCCAGTTTGCTTGATGGCGTCTAAACATCTCGGCTGTTCTACCACCATAACCTATAGAATTTCCAATCCTTGCTATCTCATTTGTCGCATCATCAGGCCATACAAAATCATCTTTTACTTGTTTTATTTCACGATCTACGATACCCATTTTCATGCCTTTTACGTATTCATCGTAAAAGCCAAATTTCTTAGCAAACAAGAACATCACTTCGTGATCGCCCTTGCTCTCATAAAGTGGATCAACAACTTTTGTTCTCCATTGACCAGAGCGGTTTGTTGCACTTAAGTGACCTTCATTTTCAAATGCAGTCGCTACTGGCAAGATATAAACACCATCTTTTCTGTCTGAAAGGATAGAAATTTCATTTACAAATGGCTCAGCTACAACGATCATATCTAGTTTTGAAGCTGCTTCTTGGATTTTAGCCAAGTGCGCCATAGATGTCAGACCAGTTCCTTGAACCCAAAGAACTCTTAATGCACCACTACTAAATGTATTCTCCTCTTTCAAGACGCCTTGCCACCATTTTGAAAGTGACCAGCCTTTTTCGTTTCTCCAGTTTCTATCTTCTGGATGTTTAGGATCGTGGTAATAATACTCTTCAAAGACTGTGTTTTTAACAGGAGTACCGCCTTGTTTTGGCTCTTTTGTTGAGACTGCAAAGCGTTTAATAAATTCGTCATAATCAACGCCCCAGCCTTTGCAGTAATATTTCCATGCTGCATCAGTTAAGCCATAATACATTGGCAAGCTGTCTGAAAGGTTACACATATCAGTTGAGCCTTGAACATTGTCGTGACCACGAATGATATTACAGCCGCCGCCTGCTTTACCCATATTTCCTAGAATTAGTTGAAGGATAGGTAAAATTCTTGTATTTGATGTACCAACTGAGTGTTGAGTGATGCCAAGTGCCCAAACAACAGTACCTGGTTTTGTGTGAGCTAGAATGTCTGCAGCTTTTAGTAGCTTATCAACTGGTACTCCAGTAACATCAGATGTAACCTCTGGTGTCCAGTGCTCAGCCTCTTTTCTTATCTCATCAATACCGTAAGTTCTATTTTCTATAAATTCTTTATCTTCCCAGCCATTTTTGAGAATAATGTGAATAAGACCATAAACAAGTGCAATATCAGTTCCTGATCTTTGTCTCAAATAAAGATCAGCATGTGCAGCTGTCTTTGTAAAATTTGGATCAGCTACAATTACTTTTGCATTGTTTCTATCTTTTGCTTGTAAAGTGTGCTTCATGCCACCAACTGGGTTTGCCACAGCTGGGTTTGCTCCAATGATAAATATACATTTTGAGTTCGCAGCCATATCTCCAAAGTGGTTTGTCATCGCGCCATAACCCCAAGTATTCGCCACACCGGCGACTGTTGCGCTATGTCAAATTCTTGCTACGTGATCGTTACTGTTTGTACCCCAAAATGCACAAAATTTTCTAAAGTAATATGCTTGCTCATTGTTAAATTTCGCAGATCCTAAGAAAACAACACTATCAGGGCCATCTTCTTTGCGGATCTGAAGCATCTTATCGCCGATCTCATTTACAGCTTGATCCCATGAAATTCTTTGCCATTTACCATCAACTTTTTTCATAGGATATTTGATGCGTTGTTTGCTGTGTGTAAGGTCGATCTGATCGATACCTTTTGAGCAGTGTGAGCCCTGAGATATCGGATGATGCATCGCCATATCTTGACGAACCCAAACACCATCTTTTACCTCAGCCTCGATACCACAGCCTGCTGAGCAAATAGAACAAATCGTTCTAACCTTTTTTGAGCCAGGGAAAGGATTTTTTATCTCCTCATCACTTGCTTTTCTTATCGTTTCATTTTCTCCAAAAGCCATTGTGCTTCCAGCACCAAGTGCGGCTAGCTTTAAAAATGAACGTCTTCCTATACGTGCATCACTCATGGTTTTCTCCCTTAGTAAGCGATTTTATAGTAGGTTTCCCAGTTCTTGCTTTTTTTATAAAGCACCTCTTTTTTGTTTGACTTGCCAACGACGACACCATTGTCATCAGGAGCTAAGTCGTCACTAGTCACTTTTGCTACGGCTGAGACTGCTAGTACACCGCCGGCAGCACCGACTTTTAGAGATTTTTTTAGAAAATCTCTTCTTGATCCTTGCATTTTTTCTCCTTAGCTCTCAAACTTAAAAATTTGAGAATTTGGTTTGATTGGTCTTCACAATTTGCAACTTTAGAAATTCTAAAATATTGCAAGGCCTATTTCAGGGCTTTTTATAGCCTAGATTTAAACTCTGCAAATTTAGCATAATTGCAAGATAATCAAAGTAAATATAAAGCTTTAATTAAATATGTTAAGTTATTGTTAAAAATATAAGAAAATATATTTAATATTTTAACTTTTATGAATTTTGAGAGAAAGGCTAATTTAAAGTATAAATTCTAGGGAGAGCTCCCTAGAAAAGATTATTTCAGATCACTTTTGTTTATGATAAATGGCACTGATCTAACGCCAGCTGAGAAATATTTTTTACGTAAAGTATCGATCTTGTCGCTCTCTTCTTTACTAACATTTTTTTCATCCACGTTATAATCTTCAGAAAAATACTTTCTTAAAATTTTAACCTTATCGCTATCACTTTTTGCATTTTTTATATCTTTATAGATCAAAGCACTTTTTTGCAAAGACGATAGTTCATGCACTGGAGTTAGGATGATTTCAACATTATTGTCTTTTAATGTCGTTTCGATCTTTGCTAGCTCGGCTCTGCAATATGGGCATTCAGGATCTGAAAACATGATAATAGTTGGCTTTTTGCTATCATTACCAAGAGTTACAACATTTGCCTTGTCTTCATTTTTATAAATTTTAGCTAGTGATTTTACTAAATCAAGTGCTGCTTTTTCTGCGATTACCTTTTTTTCTTCAGCCAAATAAGACTTCTGCTCCTTTAAATTTACAACATCAGGAAACATAAGATCGCCCTTAATAAAAGTCACATCTTCTTGAGACATATCTCCTTTGCTAAATTTTAAGCTTACTTTTTCTATATCATCTAAAATTTTAGTGCGTTCTACGACTTTTACATTAACACCATCGATATTTTGATTTTTAAAAACTTCTGAGTAAAAATCTTCTATTTGCTTATCGCTTGCTGCCATTAGGCTAGTTGCCGCTAATATTGAGGCCAAAACCACTTTTTTCATTTTTTTCCTTTTTAAAAATTTGGCGGATTATATTTGCTTTTTGTAAATGAATGCTAACCACGAAAGACTCTATCATTTCCTTGCTTCATTATGTCACTCTCAAGATCAAGTTGCTCAAGATAAGCGATTACATATTTTCTACTTAAATTTAGTGCATCCTTGGCGTTTGTGACATTTACAAAGCCTTGATTTTTGATGATCTCTCTTAGCTTATCAAGTGCCATTTTTAGCGAATTTCTGGTGATGAAAAGGTTATGCTCCAGCCTTACAACTCTACCCATTGCAGTTAGTTTTTTAAGGGCATTATCGCCACTTAGCCTATCTATTTCCAGCTCATCATATATATTATAAGGTGCCGTTGGAGCTAGCTTTCCGCTTTCTAAAATTTCATAAATTTTCTCTTCAAGCCTTACTTTTAGTTTGCTTAT from Campylobacter concisus encodes:
- a CDS encoding iron transporter; amino-acid sequence: MNKILSSALALSLAAGFALAGEHPIGEPVEANGMEIAAVYLQPIDMEPKGIDLAPSLADFHLEADIHAIAGNKNGFGEGEWIPYLKINYELKNLDNGKVKKGTFMPMVASDGPHYGANVKMDTGVGNYELKFHIDNPEKQGFGRHADKESGVGKWFEPFTTTYKFQWTGGPVK
- a CDS encoding FTR1 family iron permease, translated to MNKFLKFMLIMLLPIWLIAKNEDYEQVAAQIKESLQKVITEYRAGNVEQAVSDTQNAYFGLFEDVEAGIRINLGQKKAYSMEKQFGEIRKAIKAGEAPDDVQKRIDQINSEIAEVLPVILKGHRLVGEYSDSPAQAATTDYDTSKFIPEWKVAFANLSADLDKAIASYESDKQDDAKSAIQDAKFTDYRNTQLEIAIRQHIENGKSIDADIQRKMGEAISGITNGISKDDFKTKLDEIKKLAYEAISKLPADTAKLAKVDMSDVEAASEEDSGADYTKVVQNINDKIQAAITLYKNGDVKKAMGDIQDIYFDEFEGSGMENKVGAIDVNLKTAIEATFGNLVALMKSGVDEKTLQESASKMSSQLAAALEKTSGSSSPWTLFIWALTIILREGFEALIIVAAVVAYLVKTGNAKAMGKVVYSSVGVAVILSFVMAWIMNVIFGEAAGQKRELMEGITMLVAVGLLFYVGFWLLSNAGAKKWNDYIKSHVSESISSGSSTALWWTVFLAVFREGAETVLFYQALIFGAKDSAGYSMIAAGFVIGLIVLLIVYFLFKIFAVKIPIKPFFIFTSAIIFYMSIVFVGKGVGELVEGKIFIPTIIKGLSFPDWMRDWLGLQPYYESLVPQIIMVLALIIGIVIMKSKQNKN
- a CDS encoding thioredoxin domain-containing protein, which produces MKKVVLASILAATSLMAASDKQIEDFYSEVFKNQNIDGVNVKVVERTKILDDIEKVSLKFSKGDMSQEDVTFIKGDLMFPDVVNLKEQKSYLAEEKKVIAEKAALDLVKSLAKIYKNEDKANVVTLGNDSKKPTIIMFSDPECPYCRAELAKIETTLKDNNVEIILTPVHELSSLQKSALIYKDIKNAKSDSDKVKILRKYFSEDYNVDEKNVSKEESDKIDTLRKKYFSAGVRSVPFIINKSDLK
- a CDS encoding formate dehydrogenase subunit alpha, whose protein sequence is MKKVDGKWQRISWDQAVNEIGDKMLQIRKEDGPDSVVFLGSAKFNNEQAYYFRKFCAFWGTNSNDHVARIUHSATVAGVANTWGYGAMTNHFGDMAANSKCIFIIGANPAVANPVGGMKHTLQAKDRNNAKVIVADPNFTKTAAHADLYLRQRSGTDIALVYGLIHIILKNGWEDKEFIENRTYGIDEIRKEAEHWTPEVTSDVTGVPVDKLLKAADILAHTKPGTVVWALGITQHSVGTSNTRILPILQLILGNMGKAGGGCNIIRGHDNVQGSTDMCNLSDSLPMYYGLTDAAWKYYCKGWGVDYDEFIKRFAVSTKEPKQGGTPVKNTVFEEYYYHDPKHPEDRNWRNEKGWSLSKWWQGVLKEENTFSSGALRVLWVQGTGLTSMAHLAKIQEAASKLDMIVVAEPFVNEISILSDRKDGVYILPVATAFENEGHLSATNRSGQWRTKVVDPLYESKGDHEVMFLFAKKFGFYDEYVKGMKMGIVDREIKQVKDDFVWPDDATNEIARIGNSIGYGGRTAEMFRRHQANWDKFDPDTLIGIGGEVKGEYYGKPWPAWDEKHPGTPILYDMSKPYAEGGSGFRNRFGLEHNGVSQLASEETTLVGSAIKGGYPQITKENIEKVLGITLTEEEKAKMGPSWSMDYSGIIFEKCREKGVVPYGNARARAIVWEFLDPIPKHREPVHSPRWDLVQKYPTFEDQARNFRVSTKFKSEQQAKDWSKEFPIVFSTQRVVNLSGAGMIERTSKYLSAITPEMFANVNPELALKYGIKDRDMMWIHSPQGTKIKVRCYHSQMVTPDRICMPYNFAGIMQGVDLSARYPEGTKPYVIGESFNTVTNYGFDPVTQISEFNAGLCRIEKAEENTFKTSFFHEYGERDAMGKE
- a CDS encoding twin-arginine translocation signal domain-containing protein, whose translation is MQGSRRDFLKKSLKVGAAGGVLAVSAVAKVTSDDLAPDDNGVVVGKSNKKEVLYKKSKNWETYYKIAY
- the fdh3B gene encoding formate dehydrogenase FDH3 subunit beta, whose translation is MARMKFFVDTDRCISCYGCQVACSSAHELPVGIYRRKVITLHDGIEGKEVSTTIACQHCTDAPCEQVCPVDCFYIRADGIVLHDKNKCIGCGYCLYACPFGAPQFPKDGAFGVKGVMDKCTMCAGGPEPTNSHEERELYGQNRMAEGKVPMCAAVCATNALLVGDAAEVSNVYRKRVMLRNTGLNA